Proteins found in one Aspergillus chevalieri M1 DNA, chromosome 2, nearly complete sequence genomic segment:
- a CDS encoding uncharacterized protein (COG:Q;~EggNog:ENOG410PNMS;~InterPro:IPR036291,IPR002347;~PFAM:PF00106,PF13561;~go_process: GO:0055114 - oxidation-reduction process [Evidence IEA]), whose translation MASSGFSIVTPASRGLGFAFARYLLKNSNLPVVATARRNCDEVHYRLLEGTRAKERLQVLTVDVTDESSISSMASHLRDSYPNTPLRLALTLPGILHVEKSPSQISASNALQSFQVNALGPLLLMKHLTPFLPTKSSPSFEPTNKKDVLNLPSHAIYAMMAARVGSISDNSSGGWYSYRASKASVFQLAKTLDLHLRTRSRERALAVALHPGTVKTDFTRDYWNGRGMQEADEAVERLLEVLVGMGMEGRGRCWDWKGEEVVP comes from the exons ATGGCGTCCTCTGGATTTTCTATTGTTACTCCGGCATCCCGAGGACTAGGGTTTGCCTTCGCACGGTACCTTCTAAAAAATTCCAATCTACCTGTCGTGGCAACTGCACGACGGAATTGTGATGAAGTCCACTATCGACTGCTTGAAGGCACTAGAGCTAAAGAGAGACTACAGGTTCTCACGGTTGACGTTACCG ATGAATCCTCTATCTCCTCCATGGCATCCCATCTCCGCGACAGCTACCCCAACACACCCCTCCGCCTAGCACTAACCCTGCCTGGCATTTTGCACGTCGAAAAATCACCTTCCCAAATATCCGCATCCAACGCCCTACAGAGCTTCCAAGTCAATGCCCTCGGTCCTCTCCTCCTGATGAAACACCTAACCCCCTTCCTCCCCACCAAATCATCACCCTCTTTCGAACCAACAAACAAAAAGGATGTACTCAACCTCCCCTCCCACGCAATCTACGCGATGATGGCTGCGCGTGTGGGATCTATCTCGGATAACTCATCGGGGGGCTGGTATTCGTACCGGGCTAGTAAAGCGTCTGTGTTTCAGCTGGCGAAGACGTTGGATTTGCATTTGCGCACGCGCAGTCGAGAAAGGGCATTGGCAGTGGCTTTGCACCCTGGGACTGTGAAGACGGATTTTACGAGGGACTATTGGAATGGGAGGGGGATGCAGGAGGCGGATGAGGCGGTGGAGAGGTTGTTGGAGGTTTTAgtggggatggggatggagggaAGGGGGAggtgttgggattggaaggGGGAAGAGGTAGTGCCA